The following proteins come from a genomic window of Flavobacterium crocinum:
- the adhP gene encoding alcohol dehydrogenase AdhP: MKAAVVREFGSLLKIEEVEVKRPGRNEILVKVIASGVCHTDLHAVDGDWPVKPKMPLIPGHEAVGYVAAVGQDVKNVKEGDAVGVPWLYSACGGCDHCITGWETLCESQQNGGYSVDGGFAEFVIADARYVGILPSNVNFIEMAPILCAGVTVYKGLKETEVKPGEWVAISGIGGLGHVAVQYAKAMGMNVAAIDIGDDKLELAKKLGADLVVNAKNQNPGEFLKKEVGGMHGALITAVSPIAFKQGLETLRRKGTMALNGLPPGNFDLSIFDTVLNRITIRGSIVGTRKDMKEAIEFAADGKVKATVTTSKLEDVNTVFDKMKKGQIEGRIVLDIASS; this comes from the coding sequence ATGAAAGCCGCAGTCGTCAGAGAATTTGGATCTCTTTTAAAAATTGAAGAGGTCGAAGTAAAACGCCCAGGCAGAAATGAAATTCTAGTAAAAGTAATTGCAAGCGGTGTATGCCATACCGATTTACATGCTGTAGATGGAGACTGGCCGGTTAAACCTAAAATGCCTTTAATTCCGGGGCACGAAGCTGTTGGTTATGTTGCCGCGGTGGGACAGGATGTTAAAAACGTAAAAGAAGGCGATGCCGTTGGTGTGCCTTGGCTGTATAGCGCTTGTGGTGGCTGTGATCATTGCATTACAGGCTGGGAAACATTATGCGAAAGTCAGCAGAATGGGGGGTACAGTGTTGATGGCGGATTTGCAGAATTTGTTATTGCAGATGCCAGATATGTTGGAATTTTACCTTCGAATGTAAACTTTATCGAAATGGCTCCGATTTTGTGTGCTGGTGTTACTGTTTACAAAGGATTAAAAGAAACGGAGGTTAAACCTGGCGAATGGGTGGCGATTTCTGGAATTGGAGGCTTAGGTCACGTTGCTGTTCAATATGCGAAAGCGATGGGAATGAATGTGGCTGCAATTGATATTGGAGATGATAAATTGGAACTGGCAAAAAAACTAGGTGCCGATTTGGTTGTGAATGCGAAAAATCAAAATCCTGGAGAATTCTTAAAGAAAGAAGTTGGTGGAATGCATGGGGCGTTGATTACCGCAGTTTCTCCAATTGCTTTCAAACAAGGGCTTGAAACATTGAGAAGAAAAGGTACAATGGCATTAAACGGACTTCCTCCAGGCAATTTTGATTTGTCTATTTTCGATACGGTTTTGAATAGAATTACGATTAGAGGTTCAATTGTTGGAACCCGAAAAGACATGAAAGAAGCAATCGAATTTGCAGCGGATGGAAAAGTTAAAGCAACCGTAACAACTTCTAAATTGGAAGATGTAAACACCGTTTTTGATAAAATGAAAAAAGGACAGATTGAAGGAAGAATTGTCCTGGATATCGCAAGTTCTTAA
- a CDS encoding DUF779 domain-containing protein, protein MIKRIDATEKAVELINILKEKHGDLMFYQAGGCCEGTQPQCFEKGGYYQRTGDVCIGTVEDVEFWVDKDLFEYWKHAHFTLTVIDAFGVGGFSLETPLKKTFQIEYRIFTPEEEKDLEPVTRIE, encoded by the coding sequence ATGATTAAACGTATTGATGCCACAGAAAAAGCAGTTGAACTAATCAATATCCTAAAAGAAAAACACGGAGATTTGATGTTTTATCAGGCAGGAGGATGTTGTGAAGGCACGCAGCCACAATGTTTTGAAAAAGGAGGTTATTATCAGCGTACCGGAGACGTTTGTATTGGTACTGTTGAAGACGTAGAATTTTGGGTAGACAAAGATTTATTCGAATACTGGAAACATGCTCATTTTACTTTGACCGTAATTGATGCATTTGGAGTAGGAGGTTTTTCTCTAGAAACCCCACTAAAAAAGACGTTCCAAATAGAATACAGAATTTTTACTCCCGAAGAAGAAAAAGATTTAGAACCTGTTACTAGGATTGAGTAG
- a CDS encoding AraC family transcriptional regulator produces MNNQRFLVNPLQLSQEKSLKTLVENRTIYNLNHCELNLFETYESTKMVPLKFNDLVVTSMLRGKKVMHLFDDPEFEYLPGETVIVPSNVEMKIDFPEASKNNPTQCLALAIDQDKIAEILNFLNEQYPKEGNNMFWQLNYQNYFFYNNVEMAATINKLIKECMSTSITKDILADLTLKELLIRIIQTQTVKSLDEGKFHEINNPITEVTEYIKQNLKENMSLKSLSEKACMSTTSFYRFFKRELGMSPIEYILNEKIKCAKNLLKNPTLQINEVCYLAGFEDANYFIRLFKKYEGITPKQYQLLFIN; encoded by the coding sequence ATGAACAACCAACGTTTTCTAGTTAATCCTCTTCAATTATCACAAGAAAAATCATTGAAGACTCTTGTGGAGAACAGAACAATTTACAATCTTAATCATTGTGAACTGAATTTGTTTGAAACCTACGAATCGACTAAAATGGTTCCGTTAAAATTTAATGATTTGGTTGTGACCAGCATGCTTCGCGGAAAGAAAGTTATGCATCTTTTTGACGATCCTGAATTTGAATATCTGCCTGGAGAAACTGTAATTGTTCCTTCGAATGTAGAAATGAAAATTGATTTTCCGGAAGCTTCTAAAAATAATCCAACCCAATGTCTGGCATTGGCTATTGATCAGGATAAAATTGCTGAAATTCTAAACTTCTTAAACGAACAATATCCGAAAGAAGGAAACAATATGTTTTGGCAGTTAAACTACCAGAATTATTTCTTTTACAATAATGTTGAAATGGCGGCAACCATCAATAAACTCATCAAAGAATGTATGAGTACTTCGATTACTAAAGATATTTTAGCCGATTTAACATTAAAAGAATTACTGATCAGAATTATTCAGACACAAACCGTAAAATCTTTAGATGAAGGAAAATTTCATGAAATCAATAATCCAATAACAGAAGTTACAGAATACATCAAACAGAATTTGAAAGAAAATATGAGTTTGAAATCGCTTAGCGAAAAAGCCTGTATGAGCACTACTTCTTTTTATCGTTTCTTTAAACGTGAACTCGGAATGAGTCCAATTGAGTATATTTTAAATGAAAAAATTAAATGTGCTAAAAATTTATTGAAGAACCCAACGCTTCAAATTAATGAAGTCTGTTATCTGGCAGGTTTTGAAGACGCTAATTATTTCATCCGATTATTTAAAAAATACGAAGGAATTACACCAAAACAGTATCAGTTACTTTTTATAAATTAG
- a CDS encoding bestrophin family protein: protein MITYNTKDWFTFIFHFHKSDTVRKLFPIMIAIGIYSAIVCYLELHYFKVTKNDYIHSLPIMHGMLGFVISLLLVFRTNTAYDRWWEGRKLWGGLVNNSRNFAIKLSAILKDENDQKFFRKYIPMYADILHKHLKDEDTSKQLFEDVELEIDQHKHKPNQLKRIMYHKINDLYDAGKISGDQLITLNDELVAFTDICGACERIKNTPIPYSYSAFIKKFIFFYTMTLPFGYSVSLGYLVAPVVVFIFYVLASLELIAEEIEDPFGDDENDLPTKKISENIKKHVEELI from the coding sequence ATGATTACCTACAATACCAAAGACTGGTTTACTTTTATTTTTCATTTTCATAAGTCAGATACAGTTCGTAAACTGTTCCCAATTATGATTGCTATTGGGATTTATTCTGCAATTGTATGTTATCTGGAACTTCATTATTTTAAAGTTACTAAAAATGATTATATCCATAGTCTTCCTATTATGCATGGAATGCTTGGTTTTGTAATTTCCCTTTTACTTGTTTTTAGAACCAATACTGCTTATGACCGTTGGTGGGAAGGCCGTAAACTTTGGGGCGGACTGGTAAACAACAGTCGTAATTTTGCCATAAAACTTTCGGCAATTTTAAAAGACGAAAATGACCAAAAGTTTTTCAGAAAATACATTCCGATGTACGCTGACATTTTACACAAACATTTAAAAGATGAAGATACCAGTAAACAACTCTTTGAAGATGTAGAGTTAGAAATCGACCAGCACAAACACAAGCCAAATCAGTTAAAAAGAATCATGTATCATAAAATTAATGATTTGTATGATGCAGGGAAAATTTCTGGCGATCAACTAATTACCTTGAATGATGAATTGGTTGCTTTTACCGATATCTGTGGCGCTTGTGAACGTATCAAAAACACACCTATTCCCTACTCTTACAGTGCCTTTATAAAAAAATTCATTTTCTTTTATACCATGACACTGCCGTTTGGTTACTCTGTTAGCTTAGGTTATCTAGTTGCTCCAGTTGTTGTTTTTATATTTTATGTATTGGCGAGTTTAGAGTTGATTGCTGAAGAAATTGAAGATCCTTTTGGTGACGATGAAAATGATTTACCAACTAAAAAAATCTCAGAAAACATCAAAAAACATGTAGAAGAATTGATTTAA
- a CDS encoding TolC family protein has protein sequence MNIKNIYYTLIILFTCIVKTNAQEVLTIEQAMTIALENNFEIKIAKNNSKISETNVTIGNAGMLPTATANITDNNNLTNSTQVRQDGTSTTLNNAKNNSLNYGVSLGWTVFDGMKMFARLDQLKELQKLGDSELKRTILVKIGQVNSAYYDLVQQQHQLAALDTTIVISNQRLTLAKNRFSIGKASKLEVLNAQVDLNSDQVALLRQKESYANAKILLNQYLARDPKIDFKVTDEVNVDNKLVLADLMELAQKQNPALESQIINKRIAELQLKQVKADRYPTLRLTTGYNFAESQSSLGFTSETSSRGLNYGFNASMNIFDGFNQHRNEKVAKMQIENSQIAIEQQNMILNTQLSTAFQTYLTNLELIDLEEDNEAIAKQNLDITLDKFRIGTITTLDFRTAQLNYVNAKVRYSNAQYEAKLSEIALKELAGNMSF, from the coding sequence ATGAATATCAAAAACATATACTATACCTTAATAATTCTCTTTACCTGCATTGTTAAAACGAATGCACAGGAAGTTCTGACTATTGAACAAGCTATGACAATAGCTTTGGAGAATAATTTTGAAATTAAAATCGCAAAAAATAATTCTAAAATAAGCGAAACAAACGTTACAATAGGAAATGCCGGAATGTTGCCAACAGCTACAGCAAATATTACTGATAATAACAACCTTACGAATTCAACACAAGTTCGTCAGGATGGTACATCAACTACATTAAACAATGCTAAAAACAACAGTTTAAATTATGGCGTTAGTTTAGGCTGGACCGTTTTTGACGGTATGAAAATGTTTGCGCGGTTAGATCAGCTGAAAGAGCTTCAAAAATTAGGAGACTCCGAACTTAAAAGAACTATTTTAGTTAAAATAGGACAGGTAAATTCGGCCTATTATGATCTGGTACAACAACAACATCAATTAGCGGCTTTAGACACTACAATTGTGATTTCTAATCAGAGATTAACTTTGGCTAAAAACAGATTCAGTATCGGAAAAGCCTCAAAATTAGAAGTTTTAAATGCACAAGTTGATTTAAATTCGGATCAGGTTGCATTACTGAGACAAAAAGAATCTTATGCGAATGCAAAAATTCTATTAAACCAATATTTAGCCCGTGATCCAAAAATTGATTTCAAAGTTACTGATGAGGTGAATGTTGACAATAAACTGGTTTTAGCAGATTTAATGGAATTAGCCCAAAAACAAAATCCTGCGCTTGAATCGCAAATTATTAATAAACGTATAGCCGAACTGCAACTAAAACAAGTAAAAGCGGATCGTTATCCGACGTTAAGACTAACCACTGGTTACAATTTTGCTGAAAGTCAATCTAGTTTAGGTTTTACCAGTGAAACTTCATCCAGAGGTTTAAACTACGGATTTAATGCTTCCATGAATATTTTTGATGGTTTTAATCAGCACAGAAATGAAAAAGTAGCCAAAATGCAGATCGAAAATTCGCAGATTGCAATAGAACAGCAAAACATGATTTTGAACACACAATTAAGTACTGCTTTCCAAACTTATTTAACCAATCTGGAATTAATTGATCTGGAAGAAGATAACGAAGCAATTGCCAAGCAAAATTTAGATATCACACTGGATAAATTCAGAATCGGAACCATTACAACTCTGGATTTTAGAACAGCGCAGCTTAATTATGTTAATGCTAAAGTGCGTTACAGTAATGCTCAATATGAGGCTAAGTTATCTGAAATTGCACTAAAAGAACTAGCAGGAAATATGAGTTTCTAG
- a CDS encoding efflux RND transporter permease subunit, which translates to MSLSTTSIRRPVLTIVLNLLIILFGFIGYTFLGVREFPSIDPAQVSIRTNYTGANSDIIESQITEPLEKAVNAIDGIRNITSSSNQGSSTITIEFNLDKDLEEAANDVRDKVSQAIRNLPQDIDAPPVVSKADADSESIISMTVQSDSRSSLELSDYAENVISQRLETIPGVSGVQIWGQKRYAMRLWIDPAKLAAYGCTVAEVRSALNAQNVELPSGKLTGNNTELTVKTVGNLSKPEEFNNIIIRTDGDKIVRLSDIGGAELGPENIETSLMSSGLPMIGMAIVPMPGANYLDISTEFYKKFDALKKDLPKDIKLNIALDNTRFVKKSVLEVAETLGISIILVIIIIYLFFRDWAIAFRPLIDIPVSLIATFFIMWLFGFSINVLTLLAIVLATGLVVDDGIVVTENIFKKVEEGMSPIEAAIKGSNEIFYAVISISVTLAAVFLPVIFLEGFVGRLFREFGVVIGAAVLISAFVSLTLTPMLNAYLMKGGEQKKSKFYIKTEPFFEKMNSNYAEALSKFMAKKWISFPILIACFGIIYLFFTILPKETAPYDDRSSVTMRMTTPEGSSYDYTYRFMQEISKLVDDSIPEKKVSLVITAGGSGGSATNSGFVRLSLTEPEERHRSQKDIADKLNKWTKKYPDAKISVIQQPTIAVNRRGGLPIQYIIQAPNFDKLREKIPLFMNEVTKSDVFSTTDVNLKFNKPEVNVTIDRAKAESLGISILDIAQTLQLSLSGQRFGYFIKNGKQYQVIGQFDQKDRSKPLDLTSMFVKNKNGELIQMDNVVKVYEQSNPPQLYHNNRYMSATVAAGLAPGKSMGDGIKEMDRIKAKVLDESFTTDLAGESRDFVESSSNTSFAFGLALLLIFLILAAQFESFIDPFIIILTVPMAVAGALFSLWLFNQTWNIFSQIGTVMLIGLVTKNGILIVEFANQLREQGKPKLEAILEASEARLRPILMTSLAIALGALPIAMSLGAASTSRIGMGVVIVGGTIFSLALTLFVIPAIYLMWSKARKHYPEFDRIEEYERESIK; encoded by the coding sequence ATGAGTTTATCAACTACAAGTATAAGAAGACCCGTTTTAACCATTGTACTGAATTTACTAATTATTCTATTCGGTTTTATTGGTTATACTTTTTTGGGCGTTAGAGAATTCCCTTCTATCGATCCGGCACAGGTATCGATTCGTACCAATTATACAGGTGCGAACTCAGACATTATCGAATCACAAATTACTGAACCTCTTGAAAAAGCTGTAAATGCAATTGACGGAATTAGAAATATTACATCTTCCAGCAACCAGGGAAGCAGTACAATTACAATCGAATTTAATTTAGATAAAGATTTAGAAGAAGCTGCCAACGATGTTCGTGATAAGGTTTCGCAGGCAATTAGAAATCTTCCTCAGGACATAGATGCTCCACCTGTCGTATCTAAAGCAGATGCAGACAGTGAATCAATTATTTCTATGACCGTTCAAAGTGACAGCAGAAGTTCTTTAGAACTTAGCGATTACGCCGAAAATGTTATTTCTCAACGCTTAGAAACTATTCCTGGTGTGAGCGGCGTACAAATTTGGGGACAAAAACGTTACGCCATGCGCTTATGGATCGATCCTGCAAAATTAGCTGCTTACGGCTGTACGGTTGCTGAAGTTCGTTCAGCATTAAATGCACAAAACGTAGAATTGCCTTCAGGAAAATTAACCGGAAACAATACCGAATTAACCGTAAAAACAGTTGGAAACCTCTCTAAACCGGAAGAATTCAACAATATTATCATTCGTACAGATGGTGATAAAATTGTTCGCTTAAGTGATATTGGAGGTGCCGAATTAGGACCGGAAAACATAGAGACCTCCTTAATGTCTTCTGGACTTCCAATGATTGGTATGGCAATTGTGCCAATGCCCGGAGCAAATTACTTAGATATTTCAACAGAATTTTACAAAAAATTCGACGCTTTAAAAAAAGATTTACCTAAAGATATCAAACTTAACATTGCTCTTGATAATACAAGATTTGTTAAAAAATCTGTTTTAGAAGTTGCCGAAACTTTAGGAATTTCAATCATATTGGTAATTATTATTATTTATTTATTTTTTAGAGACTGGGCAATTGCTTTCAGACCTTTAATTGATATTCCTGTTTCGTTGATTGCTACATTCTTTATTATGTGGCTTTTCGGATTTTCAATTAATGTATTGACACTTTTAGCTATTGTTCTCGCAACAGGTCTGGTGGTAGATGACGGAATCGTGGTGACTGAAAATATTTTCAAAAAAGTAGAAGAAGGAATGTCGCCTATTGAAGCCGCGATTAAAGGTTCTAACGAAATTTTTTATGCCGTAATTTCGATTTCAGTTACTCTTGCAGCGGTATTTTTACCTGTGATTTTCTTAGAAGGATTTGTCGGAAGATTATTTAGAGAATTTGGAGTCGTCATTGGAGCTGCGGTATTAATTTCTGCCTTTGTTTCATTGACATTAACACCTATGCTAAATGCCTATTTGATGAAAGGCGGAGAGCAAAAGAAATCGAAATTCTACATTAAAACTGAACCTTTCTTTGAAAAAATGAATAGCAATTATGCTGAAGCTTTGTCAAAATTTATGGCAAAAAAATGGATAAGCTTCCCTATTCTAATTGCTTGTTTTGGAATCATTTATTTGTTTTTTACGATCCTTCCGAAAGAAACTGCTCCTTATGACGACAGAAGCTCTGTAACAATGCGTATGACTACACCTGAAGGCTCTTCCTACGATTATACCTACCGCTTCATGCAGGAAATATCAAAATTGGTTGATGATTCTATTCCAGAAAAAAAAGTAAGTTTAGTTATTACTGCCGGAGGTTCCGGAGGTTCCGCAACTAACTCAGGTTTCGTAAGACTTTCACTCACAGAACCTGAAGAAAGACACAGATCTCAAAAAGATATTGCCGATAAACTAAACAAATGGACAAAAAAATATCCAGATGCTAAAATATCTGTAATTCAGCAGCCTACAATTGCAGTAAACAGGCGTGGAGGTTTGCCGATTCAGTACATTATTCAGGCTCCAAACTTTGATAAATTAAGAGAAAAAATTCCGCTTTTTATGAATGAAGTAACTAAAAGTGACGTTTTTTCTACTACCGATGTCAATTTAAAATTCAATAAACCGGAGGTCAACGTAACAATTGACCGTGCAAAAGCAGAAAGTTTAGGAATCTCTATTTTGGATATTGCGCAAACTTTACAGCTTTCTTTGAGTGGACAACGTTTTGGCTATTTCATTAAAAATGGAAAACAATATCAGGTAATTGGACAATTTGACCAAAAGGACAGATCTAAGCCTTTGGACTTAACTTCGATGTTTGTAAAAAATAAAAATGGCGAATTGATTCAAATGGATAACGTTGTAAAGGTTTATGAACAAAGTAATCCGCCACAATTGTATCATAACAATCGTTATATGTCGGCAACTGTTGCCGCTGGTTTAGCCCCAGGAAAAAGTATGGGAGACGGAATTAAAGAAATGGACCGAATTAAAGCTAAAGTTTTAGACGAAAGTTTCACAACCGATTTAGCCGGGGAATCTCGAGATTTCGTAGAAAGTAGCTCGAATACTTCTTTTGCCTTTGGATTAGCTCTGTTATTAATATTTCTGATTCTTGCTGCGCAATTTGAAAGTTTTATTGATCCTTTTATTATTATCCTTACTGTTCCAATGGCGGTTGCAGGAGCATTATTCTCATTGTGGTTATTCAACCAAACCTGGAATATTTTCAGCCAGATTGGTACAGTAATGTTGATTGGTCTGGTGACTAAAAATGGTATTTTGATTGTCGAATTTGCCAATCAGTTACGCGAACAGGGAAAACCGAAATTAGAAGCTATTTTAGAAGCTTCAGAAGCACGTTTACGTCCAATTTTAATGACCAGTTTAGCAATTGCTTTGGGAGCACTTCCTATCGCAATGTCACTTGGAGCCGCGTCAACCAGTAGAATTGGTATGGGAGTTGTAATTGTTGGGGGAACAATCTTTTCGTTAGCCTTAACGCTTTTCGTAATTCCTGCCATCTATTTAATGTGGTCGAAAGCCAGAAAACACTATCCTGAATTTGACCGTATCGAAGAATACGAAAGAGAAAGTATAAAATAG